The following coding sequences lie in one Equus przewalskii isolate Varuska chromosome 25, EquPr2, whole genome shotgun sequence genomic window:
- the SERPINA10 gene encoding protein Z-dependent protease inhibitor, whose protein sequence is MKLALSLLLPCLLAEAWLVLSSAPGRQSPEAQAGLETLQTPTAQNHTREGVRASEEEEVVEAEVVEVEEEKVQEEEEGEPRLRASGQKLSEEISNLGFSLLRKISMRHDGNVVFSPLGLSSAMAALMLGPKGQTKAQLESALHLRALNQTRPPHLPALFKQLRASLSRNPELGLAQGSFAFIHKDFDVKETFLNFSRQYFDIECVTLNFRNVSQARGLMNRYINKETWGKIPQLFVEINPDTKLILVDYVSLKGKWLAPFDPVLTETDTFHLDKYKAVKVAMMYKVGMFASTFDRNFRCHVLKLPYRGNASMLVVLTEKIGDHLALEDYLSTELVGTWLRNMKTRKTEVFFPKFKLDQKYEMHELLKQMGIRRVFSPGADLSELSAVASNLQVSKVLQRAIIEVDEKGTEAAAGTLTEITAYSMPPIIKVDRPFHFIIYEETSGTLLFLGRVVNPTLL, encoded by the exons ATGAAGCTGGCACTGAgcctcctgctcccctgcctcctggccGAGGCGTGGCTGGTGCTCAGTTCAGCCCCTGGACGCCAGTCGCCAgaggcccaggcagggctggagacTCTGCAGACccccactgcccagaaccacacCAGAGAGGGAGTGCGGgcttcagaggaggaggaggtggtggaggcggaagtggtggaggtggaggaggagaaggtgcaagaggaggaggagggggagcccCGGCTGAGGGCCAGCGGGCAGAAGCTCTCCGAGGAGATCTCCAACCTCGGGTTCAGCCTGCTGCGCAAGATCTCCATGAGGCACGACGGCAATGTGGTCTTCTCCCCGCTTGGCCTGTCCTCGGCCATGGCAGCCTTGATGCTGGGGCCCAAGGGGCAGACCAAGGCCCAGCTGGAGAGTGCGCTCCACCTGCGGGCGCTGAACCAGACCAGGCCCCCGCACCTGCCTGCCCTGTTTAAGCAGCTCAGAGCGAGCCTCTCCCGCAACCCCGAGCTCGGCCTCGCCCAGGGGAGCTTTGCTTTCATCCACAAGGATTTTGACGTCAAAGAGACCTTCCTCAATTTTTCCAGGCAGTATTTCGACATAGAGTGTGTGACTCTGAATTTTCGCAACGTCTCACAGGCCAGGGGGCTCATGAATCGTTACATTAACAAAGAGACTTGGGGGAAAATCCCCCAACTCTTTGTTGAGATCAATCCTGACACCAAATTAATTCTTGTGGATTACGTCTCGCTCAAAG GGAAGTGGCTGGCCCCCTTTGACCCTGTCCTCACGGAGACAGACACTTTCCACCTGGACAAGTACAAGGCGGTTAAGGTGGCCATGATGTACAAGGTGGGCATGTTTGCCTCCACCTTTGACAGGAATTTCCGCTGCCATGTCCTCAAACTGCCCTACCGAGGAAACGCCTCCATGCTGGTGGTCCTCACGGAGAAAATAGGTGACCACCTCGCCCTGGAAGACTACCTGAGCACAGAGCTGGTGGGCACGTGGCTCAGAAACATGAAAACCAG AAAAACGGaagttttctttccaaagttcAAGTTAGATCAGAAATACGAGATGCACGAGCTGCTTAAGCAGATGGGGATCAGAAGGGTCTTCTCACCCGGGGCTGACCTGAGCGAGCTCTCGGCGGTTGCAAGCAATCTCCAAGTGTCCAAG GTTTTACAAAGAGCAATAATTGAGGTTGATGAAAAAGGCACTGAGGCTGCGGCAGGAACCCTGACAGAAATCACTGCTTATTCCATGCCTCCCATCATCAAAGTGGACCGGCCATTTCATTTCATCATCTATGAAGAAACCTCCGGAACGCTTTTATTTCTGGGCAGGGTAGTGAACCCAACTCTCCTATGA